Part of the Falco biarmicus isolate bFalBia1 chromosome 4, bFalBia1.pri, whole genome shotgun sequence genome, GTGGAGGGTTTCCAACCAGGGGAGCCCCCAGCCGGCACCGGTGGCCTCGCTGGGTGCCACAGGGCTGTGGAGCACCTGGGGAGCCACAGGGTGGGCAGAGACCTTGGGCTTTAAGCCTTATTCAGCCTCACCCctgtgtttttctcctttgcatGTGTGTGGCCACAGGTTAACGCCAATGATGACAGCGGTGTCCTGCTGGGGAACTGGTCAGGGAATTACAGCCACGGGACCTCCCCTATGGATTGGATTGGGAGCGTCTCAATTCTGCAGGACTATTACAGAACGAAGAAGCCAGTCTGTTACGGACAATGTTGGGTCTTTTCAGGAGTCCTCACTACAGGTAAACAGTGAAGCATCTCCCTTCTTTGCTGTTCTAATTACTATGCTAATAAGGCAAATTACCATGCCTCTGAACGTCAGATGTGGCAGGGTTTGTCACctaaggagaggctgagggagctgggacagctcagcctggagaagggaacgCTCAGGGGGTCTTATCCATGTGTATAAACAGCTGACAGGAGGGAGTGGGGCAAacagccaggctcttcccagtgATTCCCCGTGACAGGACCAAAGGTTACGGGCACAAGCTGAAACACAAGAGGTTCTGTCTGAGCatgggaaaaaagtttttttcactgtgagggtgaccgagcagtggcacaggttgcccagaggggttgtacagtctccatccttggagatattcaaaagctgtctggacatggtcccAGGCGCCTGCTCTGGAGGACCTCGGGCGGGCAGAGGGGTCGGATGAGGTGATCCCCAGAGGTGAGTGATTTTGTGACCCTGTGTTTTGTCTGTCTGCGCTGCAGTCATGCGTTGCTTGGGAATTCCGTCCCGCTGTGTGAGTAACTTCAACTCAGCACATGATACAGAGGAGAACCTGAGAGTTGACGTTTACCTGAATGAACTCGGAGAAAAGCTAGAGAATAAATCCTTCGACTCTGTCTGGTACTGCCAAAGGGGACCAATGCTTTCTAacccccagcaccaccctgcagcactgcatttcCCAGCCCCAGTAACTCCTTTGAGAATTTCCCTCCTGCTTTGGGTTTGCTACccaggagagggagagaaagccTGGGGTTTCACAGTGTTACATGCAAATCCTCACTAAACCTGCCCTTACTTAAGGGTTAAGGGAGGAGATCACAACTCCTCTGGCTGTAACAGCtcactccttttctttccaacccaaacgAACACAGGAACTTCCACGTGTGGAATGACGTCTGGATGAAGAGGCCAGACCTGCCAGTGGGGTTTGATGGCTGGCAAGCAATTGATTCAACCCCTCAGGAGAAAAGTCAAGGTAGGGTTTGCCTAGAAAGGCTCTTCTGCAACTCCCGAGGGAGGCAGGGACATTTTGTATGGAAACCATGGTCCCCAGTCAGCAAAGCATGCGTTCCCCATGTCACTTGGGCAGTGACATCCTAATGCCGGAGGTCTCGCTCCTGACATTTCAGCCCAGATTTACTACTAAGAGTCAACTGCCAAGACCAGGATTCCTGCTTGGGTGGGTCTGAGGGTGGAACAAAAATTGGAGGCTCTGCTCatatttgaaaaagcaaattatgtTGAATATGCTTTCTAGGTATATTCCAGTGTGGTCCATGCCCGCTGAAGGCTATCCGAGAAGGGGATGTGTATTTGCCCTTCGACAGCAAGTTTGTGTTTGCGGAGGTGAATGCTGACAAAGTCTACTGGGTTGTCAGGAAGGTGAATGGCAAGGAGAAGTACACCAAGATGGGCGTGGAGACCCAGTGCATCGGCTTGAACATCAGCACAAAAGCCGTGGGGCAGAACACGCGGGAAGACATAACGGCGCAGTACAAGTTCCCTGAAGGTGACTGCCCCCATCCTCTAAAGCAGTACCAAAGAGGAGACCCGTGGCCGTGTAGATCACCCCACAACGGGTGTTTTCTCCAGCAGATGCAGGGGCCAACCCGGTGTAAGGCCGGGAGGCAGCGCTGCTCCCGGGCGTCTTCACGCCCGCAGTGACACCTATGGGCTGCTCCTTAGGGACAGATGCAAGCAAGCTTGCAGGCAGTGAAAGGAATGGGCTGAGTGACCAACCTAGTGGTCAGGCTCACCATTGCTTCATTTCCTCATcgtttttatctttctgttccCCAGACCAAATTTgaaacacaaaaacccccacattcCCTCCCCACGGTTCTCAGGTCAAGCCGTGTTGTGCTAGACTGTTAAAACTCTTCCCAGTGAGGAGTGGGAGAATTTAAGATCATCCATCCTCCAAAAGTGTCTCCTTCAGGAAATTCTTCCAGTCCAAACTGTGCAGTTAGATCTGGTGGTAACATAAACCAAGAGGGTCTCCTCAGCAGGGGCTGGAAGTGTCCTGACAGCCTCTCTGCTCAGAAGCAGAAGCATAAATAAGGCAAAGGTGGCTCTGGGTGATGAGACTGAGATCACAGCTGTCAcccatcttttttcttcatctagGCTCCAAAGAGGAAAGGCAGGCCATGCAGAGAGCTACCTCCTTCATACAGCCTTCAGGAATGACACCTCGCGCACGCTTTGGTTCACCTATGCGCATGGGTAACAGCACGGACTCCAGGCCTGAGGTCCTGCAGGAGGCAGTCTCCAAGACTGGGATCCAGCTTGAGATAATCCATAAAGAGGCTTTGTATCCTGGCAATCCCCTTGAACTGGCTGTCACCGTGAAGACCTCTACTCCTGGGAGCTGGACCATCAATCTTaccagctcctgccagctgcagtcCTATACTGGGAAAGTTCAGGCTAAACTTGGACATATCAAGGAGACCGTCAAGCTTGAAGGCAAATCTGGTAGGCACGGAAAGCTTGCTGCGTGCTGTGGGCTATTCACGGTGGCGCTCGGGGGGTCACCCAAGCTGGTTCATAATGACTCCGCTATAGGTCAGTGCATGGCACCGTATGGCACAAGGAGCAGAAACTGCCTGCCCCGCCTGCCTCTCCTGTTACTGCATCTGGGACCTCAGCTATAGGCTGGgatcccaccacagcagggAGCAAAGCGTGAAGGCCCTGGCCCCGCTGCAGCTTCAGCGAGGTGGTCAGCAATGCAGCGGTGTGGGCAGACAGACATTTGTATGGTGTGAGCAAGGTgtgctggagcatctccctcccATCCTCACTGCCTAAGCATCAGGGAGGCCACCACAGGCTTTGGGTGCACTTGCGTGGGTCAGATCCCTCACAGGATTTAGGTGGCTGGAAACGTCAGCTTTTTTCCATTCTTGTGCTTGCCACTCTAATGGTGATCAGCTGGTGGTGATGCTGTGAGCGTCATTTTCTGAATTCTTCACCCAAGCAGGTTTCAGCCTTGcggctgcctgcctggctgacCCCAAGAGCTGTTCGCTGTTTGTTGCACATCTTTGAGCAACCTGTTGAGCAACCTGGGTTGCATGTCTGATCCCCGGCAATGTGACTGAAATCTGCTAAACAAGAGACTAAGGAGTGATGAATAATTAATAGCACTTGCTCATCCCAAGTGTGAGACACtcctgcaaaaaaaatctttgctccTGGTGATTGCTGAGTGTTTTCACACATATACTGTGGCTGTAAAAATGCAGCAGGGTAGGACACAAAGGTAGCTACATACATTTAAGGGATAAGGGcaggctttctttttcctttattcccaGAAGCAAGGAAGCCTTGCAGTTAAAGCAATGTTCAGGCTCCAGTGCTGCTGACTCCAGGGCTTTTCCGAGCCGCTGGAAGTCTGTGCAGGCAATTAAAGACAAAATCTGATGTGAAAGGAAAGCTGCTAATTTTATAGCAAGCAGTGCCTCCGAGAAACCCCAGGGGACGTGGGTTTAAACGTACCCAACCTCAcgctcctctgcctcctcccgagtgctggggcagccagggACGAGGGCTGCTGAGATGCTGGATGTGAGCCTGAGCTTGgtggggagatgctgtgggCTCAGCCACCCTTCTCATGGGCTGCGTGTGTCAGGTACCACCCACCCAGCCAGGGCTTCACCCACAGGGACACAGCCCTGAAGGACCCCTGGGTCTAGCTGAAAGCGGGGTGGTCTCTGCAAATACATCTCATCCTGCACCCTGGGACACCATCCACCAGAGCTGACTTTGCCACATGCCTGGGCATGTgatgaatcatagaattgtttaggttggaaaagacctttattATCATTGAttccaactgttaacccagcactgccaagtccaccactaaaccatatccctaagcACCGTGTCTACAGGtctaaacacctccagggatggtgatgccaccacctccctgcgcagcctgttccaacgcttgaccaccctttcagtgagtAAATGTTTCTTAGTATCtgatctaaacctcctctggtgcaacttgaggccatttccctttgcttttccttcctgttgcttgttatctcGGAGAAGAGACTTACCATGTAGCACAGATGAAGCAGCGAGTTGcgttttctcttctgcagagaTGCAGGTCCCTCTGAAAATTATGGCCGACGCATACATGAAGACACTGGCCTCAGTGGAAGATGAAGCACTCATCCACGTCACCGCCATTGCCGAGGTCCAGGGGACAGATGACAAGCTCACCAAGGAGACGACAATGAGCTTCGAGTACCCCCCCATCACCGTCCA contains:
- the TGM4 gene encoding protein-glutamine gamma-glutamyltransferase 4, coding for MRNFLSLNTTPLAVDLLTPQSPALIKRAARVPSPHSEASGRGYSGAWKLLALQAPRVETLTRAMSGNAETSLAVTGIDFLKSQNSCLHHTDAYNIKNLVVRRGQAFQLQVSFNRAPRTTDKLSVRFGFGEKPMKVRGTLMSLNPKWEQDPNEWRISIIRSSGKECLLSITSSPKALVGKYILNVKAGTSIYEPENSAIYLLFNPWCKDDVVFLADEAQRKEYVLNDTGYIYVGSAYNIYGRPWNFGQFEDFILDACMYLLDKSKLKLSYRRDPVLVSRAMSALVNANDDSGVLLGNWSGNYSHGTSPMDWIGSVSILQDYYRTKKPVCYGQCWVFSGVLTTVMRCLGIPSRCVSNFNSAHDTEENLRVDVYLNELGEKLENKSFDSVWNFHVWNDVWMKRPDLPVGFDGWQAIDSTPQEKSQGIFQCGPCPLKAIREGDVYLPFDSKFVFAEVNADKVYWVVRKVNGKEKYTKMGVETQCIGLNISTKAVGQNTREDITAQYKFPEGSKEERQAMQRATSFIQPSGMTPRARFGSPMRMGNSTDSRPEVLQEAVSKTGIQLEIIHKEALYPGNPLELAVTVKTSTPGSWTINLTSSCQLQSYTGKVQAKLGHIKETVKLEGKSEMQVPLKIMADAYMKTLASVEDEALIHVTAIAEVQGTDDKLTKETTMSFEYPPITVQMPETAKLNKEFTCAFIFKNELNTALDNCKLLVEGLGLFKMATFDEGDVKPGRIIKSQIICTPTRLGEKKIVAKLTSTQIKGISTERAITITE